GTGATTCGGCTTTTTTGGTTCGCGCAAAAATCATAATACCCGAGGTGTCGCAATCTAAACGATGGATCAAAATGGCTTCAGGATGGCATAGTTGCAAGCGGGTTATTACGGTATCAAATGTGTCTGGCGAGCGTCCTGGGTTTGATAATAACCCAGAAGGTTTATTAATCACGATAATATCACGGTCTTTATAGCGAATGTCCAACCAAGGAATAGATGGCGGCTTATATGTAAAGATGTGTGCATGATAAGGTGTTCTCTTTGATTGAGTCTGATTCAGGTAAGATGTGTGGCACTGATGCTTATGAGTACTCAGCCATGCGCACTTATGGTGCGAATAATAACAAAATTTTGCTAATAACAAAAAAATCAATTATCCAATTGATATAGAGATGTTTGGCTAAAGATTGTTTACCAAGTCGCTAACCACAAGCGCAACGACATGCCCCAACTGCTGGTTACGCCTGAGGTGACAAAGCGAATATTGTTATTCGTATCGATGATATAAATCGCGGGTAGAGCCATTGCGCCCCATTGTTGGCTTAATGATATTGCCTGGGGTTGGTTTTGTTGATTGATCACCTCAAAACGATAATCATGCTGCTGCATAAAGGTTGTTATTTCAGCATCGGTACCTGATGCAACTGCAATAGAAATCACTTGATAATCTTGATCTGAACTGACCGAGTTAACCATAGGCGAGGTGACTTGGCATATCGGGCACCAAGTACCCCAAAAATATACCAACGTGGGTTTATTGCTGATACTCAAAGAGTTGGATTGCTGTTTCATCTCAACAGATGTTGAGGTAAACAGTGATATGGGTTTATTAGTTATCGAGTGTGCTTCAATTGGGACTGCAGCACCTTTGCGCATATCTCGTTGCAAATAACTGGCAATAAAAAATAATGCTATTCCAATGAGTGTGATATCACGAAGGCTTGTAAGCCAAAATCGCTTGGATTTGAGGGTAGATTTTAGGTTGATTACCCATGATGGCATTCTTAATTCACTCCTGTTATTACTCTCTATAATGGTAAATATTCAGCAGGCGTTTTACGACTATACAATCTGCTATAGGCCATCAATTGCGGATAAAAGGTTCTAAATGCAATTTCGATGTCAACATAAATTTTATCAATATCTTTAATGGCATGGTCAAACAATTCAGGTTTTGATAATCGCTTACTTACCCCCTTAATCGCCTGGTTTAACCCTGGCCTTGTTTGATAACTACTTAACCAATCCTGCTCAATAATTT
The Shewanella vesiculosa DNA segment above includes these coding regions:
- a CDS encoding protein disulfide oxidoreductase; amino-acid sequence: MPSWVINLKSTLKSKRFWLTSLRDITLIGIALFFIASYLQRDMRKGAAVPIEAHSITNKPISLFTSTSVEMKQQSNSLSISNKPTLVYFWGTWCPICQVTSPMVNSVSSDQDYQVISIAVASGTDAEITTFMQQHDYRFEVINQQNQPQAISLSQQWGAMALPAIYIIDTNNNIRFVTSGVTSSWGMSLRLWLATW